The Humulus lupulus chromosome 4, drHumLupu1.1, whole genome shotgun sequence genome has a window encoding:
- the LOC133830806 gene encoding rhamnogalacturonan I rhamnosyltransferase 1-like yields MCRFEKKEKKERRMGFKSFGGEKFKTTMGTSTSPSRSKMKLWMIRATTSVLLWTCIVQLTALGDTWGPRVLKGWPSCFSQESDSAISVLQDNTPSVQTRILPPKRVYKNNGYLMVSCNGGLNQMRSAICDMVAIARYLNVTLIVPELDKTSFWADPSEFQDIFDEDHFIASLRDEVRILKELPPRLKRRVELGGVYTMPPVSWSDISYYHKQILPLIQKYKVVHLNRTDARLANNGQPLEIQRLRCRVNFNALKFTSQIEELGKRVISLLRQNGPVLVLHLRYEMDMLAFSGCTQGCNNDEVEELTRMRYAYPWWKEKIINSDLKRKDGLCPLTPEETALILTAMGIERNVQIYIAAGEIYGGERRMASLAKAFPKVVRKETLLNPSDLRFFQNHSSQMAALDYLVSLESDIFVPTYDGNMAKVVEGHRRSLGFKKTILLDRKLLVDLIDQYSSGSLAWDEFSSAVKETHAERMGNPTKRLVIPDRPKEEDYFYANPEECLELSGKQLSST; encoded by the exons ATGTGCAGGTttgagaagaaggagaagaaagaaagaagaatgggATTCAAGTCTTTTGGAGGAGAGAAATTCAAGACGACGATGGGTACAAGTACGTCGCCGTCGAGGTCGAAAATGAAGCTGTGGATGATACGCGCAACGACGTCGGTTTTGCTCTGGACCTGCATCGTTCAACTGACGGCTTTAGGGGACACGTGGGGACCTAGGGTTCTCAAAGGATGGCCTTCTTGCTTCTCTCAGGAGTCCGATAGCGCCATCTCCGTTCTGCAAGACAATACGCCGTCCGTACAGACTAGAATACTTCCTCCCAAGA GGGTTTATAAGAACAATGGTTATCTGATGGTCTCCTGCAATGGAGGGCTTAATCAAATGAGATCAGCG ATTTGTGACATGGTCGCTATTGCAAGATATCTGAATGTCACACTTATAGTTCCCGAATTGGACAAAACATCCTTTTGGGCAGATCCTAG TGAGTTTCAAGACATATTTGACGAGGACCATTTCATTGCCTCTTTAAGAGATGAGGTTCGCATATTGAAGGAATTGCCTCCCAGGCTCAAAAGAAGAGTGGAACTAGGTGGAGTGTATACAATGCCACCAGTTAGTTGGTCTGACATTTCGTATTATCATAAACAG ATTCTTCCTCTTATACAAAAGTATAAAGTGGTACATCTCAACAGAACTGATGCGAGACTTGCCAATAATGGTCAACCTTTGGAGATTCAAAGGCTACGCTGCCGTGTAAATTTTAATGCTCTAAAATTCACTTCTCAAATAGAGGAATTGGGTAAAAGAGTTATCAGCCTTCTTAGGCAAAATGGTCCTGTCCTAGTACTTCATCTAAGATATGAGATGGACATGTTAGCATTTTCTGGATGTACCCAAGGTTGCAACAATGATGAGGTGGAAGAGTTAACAAGAATGAG ATATGCTTATCCCTGgtggaaagaaaaaataataaattctgaCTTGAAAAGGAAAGATGGTCTGTGTCCTTTGACACCAGAAGAAACTGCTCTTATTTTGACTGCAATGGGAATTGAACGCAATGTCCAGATATATATTGCAGCTGGTGAAATATATGGTGGAGAGAGGAGAATGGCAAGTCTAGCAAAGGCTTTTCCAAAAGTG GTTAGAAAAGAGACATTATTGAATCCATCAGACCTTAGGTTTTTCCAGAATCACTCATCCCAGATGGCAGCATTGGATTATCTTGTTTCATTGGAGAGTGACATCTTTGTTCCCACATATGACGGAAACATGGCTAAAGTTGTTGAAGGCCATCGCAG ATCTCTTGGGTTCAAGAAGACAATATTGTTGGACAGAAAGCTTCTCGTTGATTTGATAGATCAATATAGTAGTGGATCACTTGCTTGGGATGAATTTTCATCTGCTGTCAAGGAAACTCATGCAGAACGCATGGGGAACCCAACTAAAAGGCTGGTGATCCCTGACAGACCCAAAGAAGAGGATTACTTCTATGCCAATCCAGAGGAGTGTTTAGAATTGTCGGGCAAACAATTAAGCAGTACGTGA